The DNA region ataattttcttgtgTAATTCTGTTGTGTAGATTCTAAAGAAGTAATTTTGTTGTGAAGCAAAAAAGCACAATTTTGTTGTGAAGAAGGACAAGTTCTTTCTCCCTGACACACAGGAAGAAGAATAGTGTTCCGTCTGCAGGGTAGGCAATAATCCCTTAGTGAAACAGAGGGGAGACGCAAAGAGTCCGATTCGCCTTGATCTGGGGCTAGGAAATTCAAAGTCAGAGAGAATTCTGACAGCATCTTTTGTCTCTTCAGGAAGGATGGCCCCAAGTCCCCAAAACCTGGGACTTCTCCTTGTCTACTTTCTATCTTTCGTCCTCGGTCTCCCTGCCAACCTCTTGGCGCTGCGGGCCTTCGTGGGGCGTGTTTGCCGGCCCCACCCCGCACCCATCCACATCCTCCTCCTCAGCCTGACGCTGGCCgacctcctgctgctgctgctgctgcccttcAAGATGGTTGAGGCTGCGCATGATTTCGCCTGGCCCCTGGGGAACACGCTCTGTGCCCTCACAGGTTTCGGCTTCCACTGCAGCATCTACTGCAGCACGTGGCTGCTGGTGGGCATCAGCGTGGAGCGCTACCGCAGCGTGGCTTTCCCCGTGCAGTACAAGCTGAACCGCCGGCCCGTGTACGGAGTGATCGCTGCCGTGGCCATCTGGCTCTTGTCCTTCGGACACTGTAGCATTGTGATCATTGTCCAGTACTTACCAACCAACTCGTCGCGCGAGGCCAACAGCCTCCCTGTCTGCTATGACAACTTCACCCAAGAGCAGCTGCGCGTGGTGCTTCCGGTGCGGCTGGAACTGtgcctcctcctctttttcatccCCATGGGGGTCACCATCTTCTGTTACTGGCGTTTGGTGCGAATCATTCTCTCCCAGCCGCAAGCACCGACCCGGAAGCGCTGGAGAGCCGTGGTGCTGGTTGTTGCGACGCTGTTCAATTTCCTGGTCTGTTTCGGGCCCTACAATGTGTCTCACGTGGTGGGCTTCTTCCATAAGACCAGCGAAAGGTGGCGGGTCTGCGCCGTGATGCTCACTGCTCTCAATGCCTGCATCGACcctttgattttctatttctcctcctCAGCTGTGCGCAGAGCCTTTGATAAAAGGCTACAGAAGCTGCAGAGCGGGGGCGCCTCCCTGGCAGGGTACTGGAGGAGGCGAGCCGGACAGCCAGCTGCGGAGAAAGGAAATGGGAGCTTAAGTGTGGCCGTATGAGACTAGATTTGCCAGCCTGGGTTACTGTGTTTTGGGGAGAAGGGGGCTCAAAAAGGGGAACAATGAAACAGAACCAGGGCAAGTTCTCCTGTGCCGAGCTTAAGGGGCAAAGAACAGCAGTGGGTCTCTTAAATCCAACTCATCCACTGGGTGAGGGTTATCATGTTGTTCCCTGTGGTTTATGACATTTCCATCATTCGTGGCTAGTACTGCTTGTGGTAAGCTACAAGCCCTTTTATCCTGGGACATCAGAGCCGTGGAATTCCTTGCCTTCCCTACCCAGTGTCTGTAAGACGGCAGAGTTCATTAATAGGTATACCTCCTTATATTGTACTTCCAAGATACTGTGGTTTCCACCATTTGTAGGTTTGTGGCAGCCATATATGGCCAACAAAGTATTTCTAAGAGCAACACTTTGCAAAGAGCAACAAagtatttctaaatttaaaaagtttttttttttttggatgtaatGTTATTGTACAGTTTACAGTCTAAAGTATGGTATAAGcttttgtgtgcctgtgtgtgtgtgtgtgtgtgtgtgtatgtatgctcagtcatgtccaactctttgcaaccctgtgaactatagcccgccaggctcctctgtccttggaatttttcaggcaggaaatactggagtgggttgccattttcctattccaggagatcttccagaccaggaattgaacccacatctcttgcatctcctgcactggcagatggattctttaccatcgagccACCATGCACTGGAAAGCAAAATATTCGTGACTCACTTGATTGCAacattcactttattgcagtggtctggaaacAAACCTGCCATATTGCCAAGGTATGCTGTATCAACTACAGAATCCTTTAGCTTTATCTTTTGCCCTGAATCAGAAGTGGGTGATTTCCACATGTTGGGTCTGAACATGCAACACAGGCAGAGGTCTACAGAGCAAGATAAGATGCTTCCTGTGAGCCCTGACTAAAGCAATTGAGGGCTCAGGTCTATAATAGGCAAGAAAAAAGTCCTTGAGAGAAAAGTCAGTGGTGGTGTGAAGAAACTTGGGTCAGGATATTTCCTAGTAGTTATGTCTTATTTTCAATCCCCAACACTGTGtatttatattgctttttttccttgatcAATCTTGCCAGAGgtctgttcatgtcttttgtAAAAACCCAGCTTTGCTCTGGCATTCATCTCTGTATTCTATTTCACTAATGtcttaattttatcttaattgtttccttacttctactttattgagtCTTTTCAGTTGttccttttcttactttttaaggTTGGATACTCATTTATTTCAGCCTTTCTCCTTTGCTAATGTAAGTATATAAGGCTATTGCTcgcatgtgtgctaaatcgcttcagttgtgtctgactctttgtgaccctgtggacttggactgtagcctgccgagaatactggagtgtgttgccatgccctcctccaggggatcttcccgacccagtgatcaaacccatgtctcttatgtctcctgctttggcaggcaggttctttaccactggtgccacctgagaagccccatataAGGTTATTAATTTCCCTCAATgaaggagcctcaggagatgcgggttcatccctgagtcagaaagattccctggagaagggaatggcaacccactccagtattcttgcctggagaatcccatggacagaggagcctggtggactaaagtccatggggtcacagagtcagacatgaatgaagcaacttagcatgcacataagAGCAGCTTTAGGGTGATGCCCCAATTTTGATTTGcagaattttcattattttgagttCTAAATAGGCTCTAACTTCcacctgattttcttttctttgactcCTGTGTTTAGAAATGATTCTTAATTTTCAAGcatataaatttttattgaccctattattattattgttgttactcATTGCTAAGTAAATCACACTGCCATCAGAGAATACTATTTTAATAGTACCAGTTCCTTGAAATTTGTTGAAAATTGTTTTTTGGTCTAGAATATAGTTTATCTCATGTTCCATTTGTGAAAAGAATATAGGTTCTGAAATTGTTGATGAGTTCTCTCTATACACTTTAGATCAAACTTGTTAATTTGGAATGTTCAAATCTTTATAACCTTTATTTACTTTTGTCCAATCTATCAGTTGCGTGGAAAGGTGGGTTACAGACTCCTTCTATAACAGTGAACTTGTCTATTTCTCCCTGTAGTTCAGTCTTCTGAGAATGTTGAATGTCTTTTGACATTAATTTTCCTTAAAATCTGTTTTGTCTGATGAATAC from Cervus elaphus chromosome 4, mCerEla1.1, whole genome shotgun sequence includes:
- the LOC122692752 gene encoding free fatty acid receptor 2-like, producing MAPSPQNLGLLLVYFLSFVLGLPANLLALRAFVGRVCRPHPAPIHILLLSLTLADLLLLLLLPFKMVEAAHDFAWPLGNTLCALTGFGFHCSIYCSTWLLVGISVERYRSVAFPVQYKLNRRPVYGVIAAVAIWLLSFGHCSIVIIVQYLPTNSSREANSLPVCYDNFTQEQLRVVLPVRLELCLLLFFIPMGVTIFCYWRLVRIILSQPQAPTRKRWRAVVLVVATLFNFLVCFGPYNVSHVVGFFHKTSERWRVCAVMLTALNACIDPLIFYFSSSAVRRAFDKRLQKLQSGGASLAGYWRRRAGQPAAEKGNGSLSVAV